A genome region from Salvia splendens isolate huo1 chromosome 19, SspV2, whole genome shotgun sequence includes the following:
- the LOC121778521 gene encoding protein SAWADEE HOMEODOMAIN HOMOLOG 1-like isoform X2, whose protein sequence is MDLRPRLRQSFSGFTKSEVQKMEWLLDSHKEQTLEDEFCKKLARLFNRVKGRAGKPVVKWIERWFQKNQQQGLYREASFDEANKLPDVPETLTQNKANGNAKMPEGIEDADISRLEFEARSSKDRAWYDIDTFLSHRFLSSGEPEVLVRFVGFGAEEDEWVNARDSVRVRSVALEHTECQNVKVGDLVVCFQERQDQARYYDARVLEIQRRWHDIRGCRCLFLIRYEHDNAEERVRLRRLCCRPTIVAK, encoded by the exons ATGGACCTCAGGCCGAGGCTTCGACAATCCTTCTCCGGCTTCACCAAATCCGAG GTTCAGAAAATGGAGTGGTTACTTGATAGTCATAAAGAGCAAACTTTGGAAGATGAGTTCTGTAAGAAATTAGCAAGACTTTTCAA TCGTGTGAAAGGCCGTGCTGGAAAACCAGTTGTAAAGTGGATTGAG aggtGGTTTCAGAAAAATCAACAGCAGGGCCTCTACAGAGAGGCTTCGTTTGATGAAGCTAACAAGTTACCTGATGTCCCAGAAACTCTCACTCAGAACAAAGCAAATGGAAATGCGAAGATGCCTGAGG GAATCGAGGATGCAGATATATCTAGGTTGGAGTTTGAAGCACGGTCCTCGAAGGATAGAGCATG GTATGACATTGATACATTTCTTTCCCATAGATTTCTCAGTTCTGGGGAACCT GAAGTCCTTGTAAGGTTTGTTGGGTTTGGAGCCGAGGAAGATGAATGGGTGAATGCACGAGATTCTGTGAGGGTGCGGTCTGTTGCTTTGGAGCATACGGAATGCCAAAACGTAAAGGTTGGGGATCTAGTAGTGTGCTTTCAG GAGAGACAGGATCAAGCAAGATATTATGATGCTCGTGTACTCGAAATTCAAAGAAGATGGCATGATATAAGAGGTTGCAGATGCCTTTTCTTGATTAGATACGAACATGACAATGCAGAG GAAAGGGTCCGTTTGAGGAGACTATGTTGCCGGCCTACCATAGTGGCGAAGTAG
- the LOC121778521 gene encoding protein SAWADEE HOMEODOMAIN HOMOLOG 1-like isoform X1: MDLRPRLRQSFSGFTKSEVQKMEWLLDSHKEQTLEDEFCKKLARLFNRVKGRAGKPVVKWIEVQRWFQKNQQQGLYREASFDEANKLPDVPETLTQNKANGNAKMPEGIEDADISRLEFEARSSKDRAWYDIDTFLSHRFLSSGEPEVLVRFVGFGAEEDEWVNARDSVRVRSVALEHTECQNVKVGDLVVCFQERQDQARYYDARVLEIQRRWHDIRGCRCLFLIRYEHDNAEERVRLRRLCCRPTIVAK; encoded by the exons ATGGACCTCAGGCCGAGGCTTCGACAATCCTTCTCCGGCTTCACCAAATCCGAG GTTCAGAAAATGGAGTGGTTACTTGATAGTCATAAAGAGCAAACTTTGGAAGATGAGTTCTGTAAGAAATTAGCAAGACTTTTCAA TCGTGTGAAAGGCCGTGCTGGAAAACCAGTTGTAAAGTGGATTGAG gttcagaggtGGTTTCAGAAAAATCAACAGCAGGGCCTCTACAGAGAGGCTTCGTTTGATGAAGCTAACAAGTTACCTGATGTCCCAGAAACTCTCACTCAGAACAAAGCAAATGGAAATGCGAAGATGCCTGAGG GAATCGAGGATGCAGATATATCTAGGTTGGAGTTTGAAGCACGGTCCTCGAAGGATAGAGCATG GTATGACATTGATACATTTCTTTCCCATAGATTTCTCAGTTCTGGGGAACCT GAAGTCCTTGTAAGGTTTGTTGGGTTTGGAGCCGAGGAAGATGAATGGGTGAATGCACGAGATTCTGTGAGGGTGCGGTCTGTTGCTTTGGAGCATACGGAATGCCAAAACGTAAAGGTTGGGGATCTAGTAGTGTGCTTTCAG GAGAGACAGGATCAAGCAAGATATTATGATGCTCGTGTACTCGAAATTCAAAGAAGATGGCATGATATAAGAGGTTGCAGATGCCTTTTCTTGATTAGATACGAACATGACAATGCAGAG GAAAGGGTCCGTTTGAGGAGACTATGTTGCCGGCCTACCATAGTGGCGAAGTAG
- the LOC121778521 gene encoding protein SAWADEE HOMEODOMAIN HOMOLOG 2-like isoform X3 — protein sequence MEWLLDSHKEQTLEDEFCKKLARLFNRVKGRAGKPVVKWIEVQRWFQKNQQQGLYREASFDEANKLPDVPETLTQNKANGNAKMPEGIEDADISRLEFEARSSKDRAWYDIDTFLSHRFLSSGEPEVLVRFVGFGAEEDEWVNARDSVRVRSVALEHTECQNVKVGDLVVCFQERQDQARYYDARVLEIQRRWHDIRGCRCLFLIRYEHDNAEERVRLRRLCCRPTIVAK from the exons ATGGAGTGGTTACTTGATAGTCATAAAGAGCAAACTTTGGAAGATGAGTTCTGTAAGAAATTAGCAAGACTTTTCAA TCGTGTGAAAGGCCGTGCTGGAAAACCAGTTGTAAAGTGGATTGAG gttcagaggtGGTTTCAGAAAAATCAACAGCAGGGCCTCTACAGAGAGGCTTCGTTTGATGAAGCTAACAAGTTACCTGATGTCCCAGAAACTCTCACTCAGAACAAAGCAAATGGAAATGCGAAGATGCCTGAGG GAATCGAGGATGCAGATATATCTAGGTTGGAGTTTGAAGCACGGTCCTCGAAGGATAGAGCATG GTATGACATTGATACATTTCTTTCCCATAGATTTCTCAGTTCTGGGGAACCT GAAGTCCTTGTAAGGTTTGTTGGGTTTGGAGCCGAGGAAGATGAATGGGTGAATGCACGAGATTCTGTGAGGGTGCGGTCTGTTGCTTTGGAGCATACGGAATGCCAAAACGTAAAGGTTGGGGATCTAGTAGTGTGCTTTCAG GAGAGACAGGATCAAGCAAGATATTATGATGCTCGTGTACTCGAAATTCAAAGAAGATGGCATGATATAAGAGGTTGCAGATGCCTTTTCTTGATTAGATACGAACATGACAATGCAGAG GAAAGGGTCCGTTTGAGGAGACTATGTTGCCGGCCTACCATAGTGGCGAAGTAG
- the LOC121779350 gene encoding lachrymatory-factor synthase-like produces the protein MDQNLTQQKWEAKVCTTLEKAEPDQIWPFFQDFFGLHKWFLGLPNCHGIHGTNGEPGCIRYCSGFGLRQEADEIKWSMERLVAIDHAQKTFTYEMVDSNIGFKSYVSTIKVVPAAGGGGGGAVEWWISLEPVEGAKLEDLVAKYQVALQLMVKKMEEGAVSGSS, from the coding sequence atggaccaaaaCCTCACACAACAAAAATGGGAGGCAAAAGTTTGCACTACTCTCGAAAAGGCGGAGCCCGACCAAATCTGGCCCTTTTTCCAAGACTTTTTCGGGCTCCACAAATGGTTTTTGGGGCTCCCAAATTGCCACGGGATCCATGGAACCAATGGAGAGCCCGGGTGCATTCGCTACTGCTCGGGCTTCGGGCTCAGGCAGGAAGCGGATGAGATAAAATGGTCCATGGAAAGGTTGGTGGCAATAGATCATGCCCAAAAAACATTTACTTATGAGATGGTAGATTCTAACATAGGGTTCAAGTCCTATGTTTCGACCATTAAGGTTGTTCCTGCcgccggaggaggaggaggaggcgctgTGGAGTGGTGGATCAGCCTTGAGCCGGTGGAGGGTGCGAAGTTGGAGGATTTGGTGGCCAAGTATCAAGTGGCTTTGCAGCTTATGGTGAAGAAAATGGAGGAGGGTGCTGTTTCTGGATCttcatga
- the LOC121778675 gene encoding lachrymatory-factor synthase-like: MEEANEIPKWEGKATAKLLRPTASEVWPLLEDFCTLHKWLPTIDTCFKVVDEDVNGLVRHCSSEAQWCRERLTGMDPAEMCLSYEVVDSNMGFKNYKSTMKVVPIDGGDGLGCQIEWSFETDPVEGLSCEDLAKYVGIGLQGMALNMERALESAF; this comes from the coding sequence atggaagaagCAAACGAGATTCCAAAATGGGAAGGCAAAGCCACCGCAAAGCTCCTCCGACCCACCGCAAGCGAGGTGTGGCCGCTCCTAGAGGATTTCTGCACCCTCCACAAGTGGCTCCCCACAATCGACACGTGCTTCAAAGTCGTTGACGAAGACGTCAACGGCCTCGTCCGCCACTGCAGCTCGGAGGCGCAGTGGTGCCGCGAGCGCCTCACGGGCATGGACCCGGCCGAGATGTGTCTGAGCTACGAGGTCGTTGATAGCAACATGGGGTTCAAGAATTACAAGTCAACGATGAAAGTCGTCCCAATCGACGGTGGGGATGGTCTCGGCTGCCAGATCGAATGGTCGTTCGAGACCGATCCGGTCGAAGGCTTGAGCTGCGAGGATTTGGCTAAGTATGTTGGGATAGGGCTGCAAGGCATGGCTCTCAATATGGAGAGAGCTTTGGAATCtgctttttaa